From a single Hypomesus transpacificus isolate Combined female chromosome 14, fHypTra1, whole genome shotgun sequence genomic region:
- the LOC124476983 gene encoding ADP-ribosylation factor 4-like: MGLTISSIFSRLFGKKQMRILMVGLDAAGKTTILYKLKLGEIVTTIPTIGFNVETVEYKNICFTVWDVGGQDKIRPLWRHYFQNTQGLIFVVDSNDRERVAESAEELSKMLQEDELREAVLLVFANKQDLPNAMAVSDLTDKLGLQSLRSRTWHVQATCATQGTGLYEGLDWLSNELSKH, encoded by the exons ATGGGGCTTACCATTTCGTCAATCTTTTCTCGACTGTTCGGCAAGAAACAAATGAGAATTCTGATGG TTGGATTGGATGCAGCAGGGAAAACGACGATCTTGTACAAATTAAAATTGGGAGAAATAGTGACCACTATTCCAACTATTG GTTTCAATGTGGAGACAGTGGAGTACAAGAACATCTGCTTCACTGTTTGGGATGTGGGTGGCCAGGACAAAATCAGACCCCTCTGGAGACACTATTTTCAGAacactcag GGCCTTATCTTTGTAGTGGATAGTAATGACCGAGAAAGAGTTGCAGAGTCTGCAGAGGAACTTTCTAAGATG CTGCAAGAGGATGAGCTGAGAGAGGCAGTGCTGCTGGTGTTTGCTAACAAGCAGGACCTTCCAAATGCCATGGCCGTCAGTGACCTCACAGACAAACTGGGCCTACAGAGCCTCCGCAGCAGAACT TGGCACGTGCAGGCAACCTGTGCCACCCAGGGAACAGGACTCTACGAAGGACTAGACTGGCTGTCCAACGAACTGTCCAAGCACTAA
- the neto2b gene encoding neuropilin and tolloid-like protein 2, giving the protein MHIAWTLLILIEEGFALAQKTKGSSQLASQTSQNARQCGTWIKNPDGGMFSSPNYPNTYPPNKECMYILEALPRQRIELKFDDTFFMESSFECRFDHIEVRDGPFSFSPLINRFCGSSSPGRVLSTGRFMWIRFFSDDELEGQGFRVQYNYIIDPEFHLHVGGILNPIPDCQFELGGADGLIRSSQVEEENKVKPDQAVDCIWTIRAPPNYKIYLRFLEYQMENSNECKKNFVAVYDGSSAIEDLKAKFCSTVANDIMLDNGVGVVRMWADENSRLSRFRMLFTSFSDPPCSSNTFFCHSNMCINNSLVCNGVQNCVFPWDEGNCKEKKPKGLFHQITKTHGTVIAVSTGVVLLLLIFSIMVQVKQPRKKVLVKKSTPFNRLEYQEVFDPPNYELFSLRDKELPEDMGELPEELLSLQALRRSSTTSRCVHEHHCGSQGSLSRGAPPLVTGSMELTPFRGDFQSSLPPLGSVTRNSSLRKKSWPSMKPCHQKGTRRLAELGHRGQDRVMEEEEMEVEEEGGRGDLYVRRGGSGRGKYETVQHRSLSMDF; this is encoded by the exons CTTGGACACTTCTCATACTGATTGAGGAGGGCTTTGCACTAGCACAGAAAACCAAGG GGTCGTCTCAGCTTGCAAGTCAGACTTCCCAGAATGCTCGCCAATGTGGCACCTGGATCAAGAACCCTGATGGAGGCATGTTCAGCTCTCCAAACTACCCTAACACATATCCTCCCAACAAGGAGTGCATGTACATACTGGAAG CCCTACCACGTCAGAGGATTGAGCTAAAGTTTGATGACACCTTCTTCATGGAGTCATCCTTTGAGTGCCGCTTTGACCACATTGAGGTGAGAGACGGCCCCTTCAGCTTCTCGCCACTCATCAACCGGTTCTGTGGTTCCTCCAGCCCTGGTCGGGTCCTGTCCACCGGACGCTTCATGTGGATCCGCTTCTTCAGTGATGACGAGTTGGAGGGCCAGGGTTTTCGGGTCCAGTACAACTACATCATTG ACCCAGAGTTCCATCTCCATGTTGGAGGGATTTTAAATCCCATCCCAG ACTGCCAGTTTGAGCTTGGGGGTGCCGATGGGCTGATCCGCTCCagtcaggtggaggaggagaacaaggTGAAACCTGACCAGGCGGTGGACTGCATCTGGACCATCCGAGCTCCGCCCAACTACAAG ATTTACCTGCGCTTCCTAGAATACCAGATGGAGAACTCTAACGAGTGTAAGAAGAACTTTGTGGCTGTTTATGATGGAAGCAGTGCCATCGAAGACCTGAAG GCCAAGTTCTGCAGCACAGTAGCCAATGATATCATGCTGGACAatggtgtgggtgtggtcagGATGTGGGCGGACGAGAACAGCAGACTTAGCCGCTTCCGCATGCTCTTCACCTCGTTCTCGGACC CTCCATGTTCAAGCAACACTTTTTTCTGCCATAGCAACATGTGCATCAACAACTCTCTGGTGTGTAATGGTGTGCAGAACTGTGTATTTCCCTGGGATGAGGGCAACTGCAAAG AAAAGAAACCCAAAGGTCTGTTCCACCAGATCACTAAGACCCACGGGACAGTGATTGCTGTGTCTACAGGAGTAGTCCTGCTGTTGCTCATCTTCTCCATCATGGTGCAGGTCAAGCAGCCACGCAAGAAG GTGTTGGTGAAGAAGAGCACCCCGTTCAACCGACTTGAGTACCAGGAAGTGTTTGACCCTCCTAACTACGAGCTCTTTTCCCTCAGAGACAAG GAGCTGCCTGAGGACATGGGGGAGCTGCCTGAGGAGCTCCTGTCGCTACAAGCTCTGAGACGCTCCTCCACAACATCACGTTGCGTCCACGAGCACCACTGCGGCTCGCAGGGCTCCCTCAGTCGTGGGGCGCCTCCCCTGGTGACCGGATCCATGGAGCTAACGCCCTTCCGGGGAGACTTCCAGAGCTCCTTACCCCCTCTGGGGAGCGTGACCAGGAACAGCAGCCTGCGGAAGAAGTCCTGGCCCAGCATGAAGCCTTGCCATCAAAAGGGGACCCGTAGGCTGGCGGAGCTGGGCCATCGTGGACAGGATcgagtgatggaggaggaggagatggaggtggaggaagagggcggGAGAGGTGATTTGTACGTCCGTAGAGGTGGGAGTGGAAGAGGGAAATATGAAACGGTTCAGCACAGATCTTTGTCCATGGACTTCTAG
- the si:dkey-234i14.6 gene encoding uncharacterized protein si:dkey-234i14.6 encodes MDRFQTENAGINGINESAEEKYRAVAYDTALSTLVAVVIYVVVKVSVDGIRQWRARISVLIVGSGPVGLTAALVAVRSGKVLKLTVLDERYRTALLCRPQQIALDPRSVKFLLGLGVDFDNMEGCWHNEHFFTKIGVFQEYLLSILEQKKQKVEIKVHLGTKFTEEYLRRIPGCDWPRVIVVADGSCGDSCSVLGISSDYSVQSCHAYGANATIERLDQRQVPTPEIRAHSLYFDLSAYGVEALREQKTPATKPGFHLKIYGTFRHRYMALVCPANDTKMVRFLRHTVNSSIMKNIFHQSFNAYKTDIEPRLNDLTLHRMQCSRRLFEVQLSHRCVSAAYIEGDNVAVTVEGEAARVLNFDTGCGVNLGMRGLESLGTFIYRTATAVDQNDMLEALSSKIQHSRQVAETFRLSGLTHTMFD; translated from the exons ATGGACCGGTTTCAGACGGAAAACGCTGGAATCAACGGAATCAACGAAAGCGCAGAGGAAAAGTACCGTGCTGTAGCGTACGACACAGCGCTCAGCACTTTGGTGGCTGTGGTCATTTATGTGGTGGTGAAAGTTAGCGTGGATGGGATTAGGCAGTGGCGGGCCAGGATATCGGTTCTGATCGTTGGCTCAGGGCCCGTGGGATTGACAGCTGCGTTGGTCGCTGTTCGCTCGGGCAAGGTGCTGAAGCTGACTGTACTGGATGAGAGGTACCGGACGGCTCTGCTCTGCCGGCCCCAGCAGATCGCCCTCGACCCAAGAAGTGTGAAGTTCCTACTGGGACTCGGTGTAGACTTTGACAACATGGAGGGGTGCTGGCACAACGAACACTTCTTCACCAAAATAGGAGTGTTTCAGGAGTACTTGCTGAGCATCTTGGAACAGAAAAAACAGAAGGTGGAAATCAAGGTGCATCTGGGAACCAAG TTCACAGAGGAATACCTGCGTCGGATCCCAGGTTGTGACTGGCCGCGAGTGATTGTTGTAGCTGATGGGTCTTGTGGAGACTCTTGCTCTGTGCTGGGCATTAGTTCCGACTACTCTGTACAGTCCTGCCATGCATATGGAGCTAATGCCACCATCGAGAGACTGGACCAAAGACAG gTACCTACCCCAGAGATTCGGGCGCACAGTCTGTATTTTGATCTGTCTGCATACGGCGTTGAGGCTCTAAGAGAGCAGAAGACCCCTGCAACCAAGCCAGGTTTTCACTTGAAGATCTACGGAACTTTCCGCCATCGCTACATGGCCCTGGTGTGCCCCGCCAACGATACCAAAATGGTCCGCTTCCTCCGACACACCGTCAACTCCTCT ATCATGAAGAATATCTTCCACCAGTCCTTCAACGCCTACAAGACAGACATTGAGCCCCGTCTGAATGACCTGACGCTGCACCGCATGCAGTGTAGCCGCCGTCTGTTTGAGGTCCAGCTGTCCCACCGCTGTGTCAGCGCTGCGTACATCGAGGGGGACAATGTGGCCGTCACCGTGGAGGGAGAGGCGGCTCGCGTGCTCAACTTTGACACAG GCTGTGGCGTGAACCTGGGCATGAGGGGTCTGGAGTCACTAGGGACCTTCATCTACCGCACTGCCACAGCTGTGGACCAGAACGACATGCTGGAGGCCCTGTCCTCCAAGATTCAACACTCCAGGCAAGTTGCCGAAACCTTCAGACTGTCTGGCCTGACCCACACTATGTTTGACTGA
- the si:dkey-30c15.2 gene encoding uncharacterized protein si:dkey-30c15.2, with translation MEGTLNITQIETLSAVYIVSLSFSLIGSFSVLVVSILKWQHLQRQVKPLVQLALADLLAAFILMFTSCINFFQPGTFYFAQSVTVCMRALPLSLMFYCVSSLLVMVYAWESKHAIQGWRERPANNEEPFCRRRVGAVNVIYAAVWLFPVVFYLLYTFTDTLTLTPIYPPRSDNLMAVSYCTSCIPLLHIWTDACSDHEEIHDLLIRIIIFTFIIPVLVCCTVLYYKIGRWQLKYAEDGLFPVEGDGHSRRRLRGAFSLARNMVLVTIFCWTPVLLLVVLSVTNIPQQKLFPLYFIQAGTMSLQGFLNSVFYAWRRPNFRDAVLGERMPLIHSPLAFFDESLRPEP, from the exons ATGGAAGGAACATTAAATATCACACAG ATTGAAACTCTGTCGGCCGTATACATAGTGTCGCTATCTTTCAG TTTAATTGGAAGCTTTTCTGTTCTTGTGGTTTCCATTCTGAAGTGGCAGCATCTGCAACGACAG GTTAAGCCACTGGTACAGCTGGCACTGGCTGATCTTCTGGCGGCCTTCATCCTCATGTTCACCAGCTGCATAAACTTCTTCCAGCCTGGAACTTTCTACTTTGCCCAGAGTGTAACTGTCTGTATGCGTgctttgcctctgtctctg ATGTTTTACTGCGTATCATCTCTGCTTGTGATGGTCTATGCCTGGGAGTCCAAGCATGCAATccaaggatggagggagagaccagCAAACAATGAGGAG CCCTTCTGCAGAAGAAGAGTTGGAGCTGTTAATGTAATATATGCTGCTGTGTG GTTGTTTCCAGTTGTGTTTTACCTGCTCTACACATTCACAGACACTTTAACCCTTACCCCCATCTACCCGCCAAGATCAGACAACCTCATGGCTGTCAGTTACTGCACCAG TTGTATCCCGCTTCTACATATCTGGACGGACGCCTGTTCAGATCAC gaAGAGATCCACGACTTGCTTATTCGAATCATTATTTTCACCTTCATCATACCAGTTCTTGTCTGTTGCACA GTTTTGTACTATAAGATCGGTCGTTGGCAGCTCAAGTATGCGGAGGATGGACTATTTCCTGTGGAAGGAGACGGACACTCCAGGAGGAGACTGAGAGGAGCGTTCTCCTTAGCTCGTAACATGGTGCTGGTAACCATCTTCTGCTGGACACCAG TCCTGCTTCTCGTTGTACTGTCAGTGACAAACATACCCCAACAGAAACTATTCCCTCTCTATTTCATACAG GCCGGGACAATGTCTCTGCAGGGCTTTTTGAACAGTGTATTCTACGCCTGGCGCCGCCCCAACTTCAGAGATGCTGTTCTAGGAGAGAGGATGCCCCTGATCCATTCGCCTTTGGCCTTCTTTGATGAATCACTGAGGCCGGAACCCTAA